In Mucinivorans hirudinis, the DNA window TACGGAACAATAACTACAAAAATCAAACTTAAAGAATATGAAAAACTACAAAACCTCCGAAATCAGGAATATTGTGCTGCTCGGTCACTCGGGCAGCGGTAAGACGACCCTTGCCGAAGCGATGGCTTTTGAGGGTAAAGTTATTGACCGCCGCGGTAGTGTCGAGGCTGAAAATACACTCTCGGACTACTCGGATGTCGAACACCTCTATAAGCGCTCAATCTTCTCAACGATGCTCTACACCGAGTTTATGAATAATAAGCTAAATATCATTGACGCTCCCGGTTCGGACGACTTTTGCGGTTCGCTCTTTAGCGCCTTCAAGGTTGCCGACACCGGAATTTTGGTAGTCAATGCCACAGCGGGTGTTGAGGTGGGCACTGAAATCCACGCACGCTATGCAAGTAAGCTGGGAAAGCCTCTTATCGCTGCCGTAAATCAACTGGACAATGAAAAGGCAAATTGGGAATCAACAGTAGATTCTATCAAGGCAAGTTCGGAGCTCAGACCTGTACTGGTACAATATCCCGTAAATGCGGGGGTGGGTTTCGATAGCTTCATTGATGTACTCACAATGAAGATGTATAAATTCAAGGCGGACACGGGCGAGCGCACCGAAATGGAGATACCGGCAGAGGAGATGGACAAGGCTACCGAACTGCACAATGAACTGGTGGAGGCTGCTGCCGAAAATGAAGAGGTGTTGATGGAGAAGTTTTTCGAGGAGGGTACTCTACCCATACAGGATGTGCGCCGCGGTTTGAAGCTCGGCATTGCACGACGCGGCATTATGCCCATTTTCTGTCTGTCCGCTCGCAAGGATATTGGGGTTAAACGGTTGATGGAGTTTGTTATCAACTCGGCTCCCGCACCCGCCGATGCTCCGTCATTCGTCACCGTTGAAGGCAAGGAGGTTAAAACCGATAGCGCTGCTCCTACGACTATATTTATCTACAAAACCTCACTCGAACAACATATTGGCGAGGTTTGTTATTTCCGTGTGGTCAGTGGTAGGGTCACAGAAGGTCAGGAGCTTGTGAATCAGACAACGGGTAATAAAGAGAAAATATCTCAACTCTTCTGTGTGGCAGGGCGCAATCGCCAGAAGGTGACCGAATTGGAGGCTGGTGATGTGGGTTGCACCGTGAAGCTCAAGGGCACGAAGGTCAGTCACACTTTGGCTCAGGTGGGTTATGACTGTAAACTTGCCCCCATTGAGTTCCCCGCAGCGCGTTATCGTTGTGCAATCAGGGCTAAGAACACGGCAGACGATGAGAAGTTGGGTGAATTGCTCAATCGTGCCGCAATGGACGACCCCTCAATTTTGGTGGAGTACTCCAAGGAGTTGAAACAGATAATTATGCAGGGTCAGGGCGAACACCACCTCAATATCCTAAAGTGGCAACTCACCAACCACAACAAGATTGACGTGGAATTCTTCCAGCCCCGTATCTCTTACCGCGAGACCATCACCAAGACGGCAACAGCCTCATATACACACAAGAAACAATCGGGCGGTGCGGGTCAATTCGGCAAGGTTTCGATGGTCATTGAGCCCTATTATGAGGGTATGCCGGCTCCGGGCAAGTACAAAATTGACGGCAAGGATACTGTTCTCAACGTCAAACAGACCGAGGAGCACGAGATGGAGTGGGGAGGTAAGTTGGTATTCTGCTCGGCGATTGTGGGTGGTGCGATTGATGCACGTTTTATGCCTGCAATTATGAAGGGTATTATGGAGAAGATGGAGGAGGGTCCTCTGACCGGTTCGCGCGCTCGCGATATTCGCGTTGTGGTGTACGATGGCAAGATGCACCCGGTGGACTCCAACGAACTTTCGTTTAAGTTGGCAGGGCGTAATGCCTTCAAGGATGCCTTCAAGGATGCCGGACCGAAGATTATGGAGCCCATTTTCAAGGTCGAAGTTATGGTTCCGGGCGAGCAGATGGGCGATGTGATGAAGGATTTACAAAACCGCCGTGCTATGATTGAGGGTATGTCCTCGTCCAAGGGGTTTGAACACCTCCACGCGCGTGTGCCCCTTGCCGAGCTCTATCGCTACTCCACCACGCTAAGTTCGCTCACCAGTGGTCGCGCTACCTACACTATGGAGTTCGCCAGTTTCGAGCAGACCCCGGCAGATGTTCAGGAGAAGCTTCTCAAGGCTTATGCCGCAGAGGATAAGGACGAGTAGTTAGAAAGTCCAATATAATATATTATTAGCTCGGCAGATAGGTGTCGGGGTAATAGCGACAATGGGAGTCGGCTCGGCGCAAGTGCTAAGCCGACTCCCATTGTCACCATCAATATTGAGGAGGCTTCTGAAAATTAGCCGTTAAAACTGAAGTTTCCACCAATTTTTCAAGATAAACGTCACAGAGACTTGCAGCGGGAGAGAAAATAGAAGAGACAAATATTATTGATTTCAACTAATTTTTACTATTTTTGTAGTTACTTTTTAATCGCAACCTTATGAATCTAACTCCGAATGTTTCCATTGCCGTTATCGGATGTGGAAGTTGGGCTACGGCTCAGGTAAAGATACTTTCTGAGAATCACAACACTGTGAACTGGTACGTTCACGATGAGAAAATTCGTGTTCACCTTCTCAAACACCGCTCCAATCCCGAGTTCATCACACAGGTGCATTTTTCGTCCAAGAAGTTGAATATCTATGATGATATCTGCAAGGCAGTAGCCGACTCGGATATTGTGCTTTTGGCGACGCCTTCGCCATATATCAAGTCGGTGATGGCGCCCTTGGAGCATAACTGTTTTGACGGCAAAATCGTGCTCTCTGCAATCAAGGGCATCACTCCGGATGACTATCTGACAATAGCTGAGTATATCAACCGCACATACAACTTGCCATTCGACCAAATCGGCATCGTCTCCGGTCCGTGCCATGCCGAGGAGGTTGCCCTCGAACGGCTTTCGTACCTTACTATTGTCTTCAAGGACGAGGAACTGGCGGCTCAGGTGGGCAAGCTCTACCATAATTCGTACATCAACATCGTCACCTCCAGAGACATCTACGGAGTGGAGTACGGCGCTGTATTGAAAAATATATATGCTATCGCCATCGGTGTTTGTCATTCGATGGGTTATGGGGATAATTTTATTGCGGTGCTTATCTCTAATGCCACCCGAGAGATGGATAATTTTATGAATGCGACGTATACTGCGCCGCGCAACGTTCAAGATTCAGTATACTTAGGTGATTTATTGGTAACCTGTTATTCTCAATTTTCGCGTAATCGCACCTTTGGTCTGATGATTGGCAAGGGTTATTCTGTTCGTGCTGCGCAGATGGAGATGAATATGGTTGCCGAGGGGTACTATGCAACAGCTTGTATTCAGAAAGTTAAGGAGCGTTGCGATATTTCCATCGAGATGCCCATTGCCGATGCAATGTACGCAATTTTGTACCTGAACAAGGATGCCCGCACCGAGATAAAGCGCATTCTGCGCAAGTTGAGGTAGCTGAATCGAGTTTCAGATGAATGTATCTACCGGAATTTCGGGGCTCAAAAATCTAAATTGGTTAAAGCCGCGTTAATAACGAACTATTGATTGTTAGGAATGGTGTAAATATCAAAAATAATATAGTAATGAACGTAAAAATTGAAAAAATTTATGGTGCGGTGGCGGCTGAGAAGGTTGCCGCACTGGGGGGGGAGATGAAGGTTGCCAATGAGTTGTTACACTCTGGTAAGGGTGCCGGTAACGATTTTTTGGGTTGGGTGAATCTGCCCACTCAAACTACCGAGAACGAAATTGCAGAGATTAACGCCGTTGCCAAAGAGCTTGCCAAAAAGGTTGAGGTTGTGGTGATTATCGGCATTGGTGGTTCGTACCTCGGCGCGAAAGCTGTGTTGGATGCGATCAACTCCTCGTTTGACCAGCTGCAAAAGGTCAGGAAGAACCCCGTTGTAATTTTTGCCGGTCAAAACATATCGGAGGATTACATTGTCGAACTTCTAGACACACTCAAACATTACTCAATAGGCGCAGTAGTTATTTCTAAATCAGGCACTACCACTGAGCCTGCAATTGCGTTCCGCATAATCAAAGAAGAGATTGAGCACCGCTATGGAAAAGATGAGGCGGCAAAGCGTATCATTGCCGTAACCGACAAGGCACGTGGCGCTTTGCGTACTTTGGCGACACAGGAGGGTTACAAAACTTTCGTGATTGAGGATAACGTTGGCGGGCGTTTCTCGGTGCTCACTCCGGTCGGATTGCTTCCATTGGCAGTTGCGGGCGTTGATATTGAGTCATTTGTAAAGGGTGCACAAGATATGGAACGGGCTTGTCTGCCCGAGGTTGGCTATGACAAAAACCCTGCTGAGATATATGCAGCAGCTCGCACTGCCCTCTACCGTGACGGCAAGAAGATAGAGATTCTGGCTTCTTATGAGCCTAAGTTGCAAAATATTGGTGAGTGGTGGAAGCAACTTTACGGAGAGTCTGAGGGCAAAGAGGGCAAGGGTATATTTCCCGCAAGTGTGACCCTCACTGCCGATTTGCACTCGATGGGTCAATATATCCAAGATGGCGAACGTACGCTTTTTGAGACTGTCATTTCGGTCAAAGAGCCTAAATCTAGATATGAAATCAAGGCGGATGCGGCGAACTTGGACGGATTGAACTTTTTGGCAGGCAGGCGTATTTCGGAAGTAAACCGTATGGCGCAGCTTGGTACTATGCTGGCTCACGTGGACGGCGGCGTGCCAAATATCGAAATTGAAATCGACAAGATTGATGCGTATAATATCGGCGGTTTGTTGTATTTCTTCGAGAAGGCTTGCGGCATCAGCGGCTACGCTCTTGGTGTGAATCCGTTCGACCAACCGGGTGTTGAGGCTTACAAGAAGAATATGTTTGCACTGCTGGGTAAGCCCGGCTTCGAGAAAGAGGGAGAGGAGCTGCGCAAGAGGCTCTAGAATCCATCTGCCCGATAACAGTTTTTTGCGGCTCTGATTGATGCTCATTTCTCGAGCAGGTCAGAGTCGTTTTTTTGCAAAGTGCTTGTTAACTAAATAGATATTTAGTTTTTCAAACCTTATTTATTGGTTCTACTGGTTTTCGTGTGGGTAAAGTTTGAGGTTTGCATTGAAGAATAGTATTGCGGTTCTGAAGTTTTCAAATTTACGGTATCCTCTGCCTATTCTTTTTATCTCTTCGATAGAGCTGTTTAACCTCTCTGCCCTTGCATTACTTGCGCCAGTTAGTATCGCATTTACAATTCCTTTTTTATGCCTGTCAAACATTTCTACTACTTGGGTTATCTCAGGTATATTTACCCTTAATGCGTTCTGTTTCCAAAACATATATATTGATAATGCACTTTGATAGTTTTCTTGCCGAAACTGAATATCTCTAAAATTCTCCTTCACTTGCCAAGCCCGAGATACCTCGTAATTTGCTCCCCGTATAGCCTCGAAAGTCGCATACTGCTTATCTGTAAAATTACTTGTGTCCTTGAGCCACAAATACTTAGTTCGTTTCAAATCTTCGTGTAACTTAACCTCTCGGCGACGTACCTTATCAACAGCCTTATTCAAATAACCGACCAAATGAAAATTATCGTGGCAGTGCAATGCTTGCCCAAAATGCTCCTTTGCTGCGTAAATATAAGGATCCCACATATCGGTGCATATTCGCTCTACTGCCCCTCGCTGCTCCTCAGATAAACCTTTAATACACAAATTATCAACACTTTCCTTTGTCCTGCCTTTACTAACCTCTATCACAATTCCGCTCAACTCATCCGATAAAATTGATGCGTACTCGTGACCACGACTTATAGCTTTCTCGTCAATGCTAACATATTTATATAGCTCATCACTATCTCGCAATGCCATACCGCGCTCTACTGCTCGGTGCATCACGCGATGTACTTGGTCAAAACTTATACGCAATAACCTTGCAGTACCACTCTGACTCTTGGTTACTTGCAAAGTCTCTATCGTTTTTTTTCGAGCAAAGTGGTCATACGTTCCAATGGCGCTGACCACGGTACGCCCAAGCTTATTACCTTATCTCCAACAATATAACGCGGAATACGGGCAACAAGGTAACTCTTATATTGCCACAAATCCAAGTGTCGCCACTCTCGAACTGAACGATAGTCATAGATAGGATAACTTACACCATCAATAATTACCAATTCATTGTTATAAACAAGCTCAATACGAACTTCCTCGTTTTGCTCGTCGATGTCTACACCGCCTATAGACCAATCACTGCTCATAGGCAATAATAATTTACTCAATACTTCGGTTGCTGTCATTCGGCAAAGATAACTATTCTCACACGAAATCCTGTAGAACCTATTTATTAACTTTGAGAGCGTAGGGGTGCTTGTAAAATTGCGCTCATTGTTATTAACTCTGCTTTAAACAATTTGGATAATGCCGAATTAATAAAGATAAAAACAGTAATCGAAAGATGAACAATCATCAATGAAAATTCGCCCTAATTTTTGTCCATTATGCCATTATTTACTATTTTTGCCCGCTAAAAATAGTAAATAATCATTAAAAATGGAGACAACTCAACACGTAAAAATCGAAACGGCAGACCCCACACCCCTCGGATTAATGGGGCTGGCAATGGTAACTCTGGTTGCCTGCTCACAAAAACTAGGAATCAGCGAGGGCACTTCGCTCATTGTGCCTTGGGCAATATTTTTAGGGGCTCTGGCGCAATTGATGGCTTCGGCGCTAGATTTCAAACACAACAACCTCTTCGGAGCAATCGCCTTTGGGGCTTATGGTTTCTTTTGGCTGGGGGTGGCATCTACTTGGCTAATCAAAGCCGGCGTTTTGGGCGAGACATTGCAACAGACAGCAGACGGAACGCAACTCGCCTTCGCATTCTTGGGCTACTTCGTCTTTTCGCTTATTGTAACTCTCGCTGCCTTCCGACTCAACACAATGCTTTCGGTGTTGATGCTGTTGATTGACCTTCTCTTACTTTCCCTCACTATGGATGCCTTTGCAATGGGGCACATTTGGCACACGATTGCAGCCTATTCCGAGCTGTTTATCTCCATTGGCAGCTTCTACGGCGTTGCGGCGGCAATGCTCAACAAGAGCTACGGACGCGTAATGGTACCCGTGGGCAAGGCGTGGACAAAGTAGTTGTTTTTTTGCTTTTGGGGTAAGTATTATTAACCCGACACCCATATGTCGGAACTTATTTGGGTATCTAGTTAATAACACGTAGTGAAAAAAATGAGGGGGTTTCTAAAAATTAGCCATTGGGTATTATGGAATTTTTAGAAGCCCCCTCAAATCGATCACCAACCTTTTACTCAAAAAGGTAAATTTTCCGGATTTGGTATACTTTGTTCCGATGCGTTGAAGTTTTGGTTGTTATAGGTTTCGTTGCCCTGCGGTGCACGGCGCGACAGTGTTTTGATGTCATCGGCGTGTATTTCGATAGCCGTACGGCGATAGCCCGTGGTCATATCAGTGAGTTCGCGCGAACGGATTTTACCCTCGACATAGACCTGCGTTCCCTTTTGGATGTAACGCTCTGCAAAGTCTGCCTGCGAGCGCCAGAGTGTGATTGTGTGCCATTCGGTGTGCTCCTTTTTCTCGCCTGTTGTTGAGCTGAAGTAACGTTCAGTTGTTGCAATTCTGATACGAGCCATTTTGACACCGCTTTCTAATGTTCGAATTTCGGGATCTGCCCCGACATTGCCGATTAATACTACTTTGTTTACCATTTTTTTTCAGAAATATACTATGAATTGGAACTGCAATTTACAAATAAATTTTTAATGCTGAAATATTAACAGAAATATTTATATCTTTGTCTTTGGGAAAATGTTGAGAGTGCCAAAAATAAAACATAACTAAAAATATAATAATGAATAATTTTGTTAAATCATTCCTCGCCTGTTTACTCGCTATTTTTGTGAGTTCCGTGCTTAATATCCTCTTTTGGATAATCCTTATTTTTGTAGTTATTGGCGGTACTATCTCTAATTACGAAAAAATTTCGCTAAAACCGCGTACAATCCTAGAAATAGACCTATCTGCTTCATTACCAGATAAAACATCCTCTAACCCTCTCGACGAGATAAATTTTTCAACTTTCAAGATTAAAAAAAGTATTACCCTTTGGGATGCGGTATCTTTGATAAAAAATGCCAAGGACGACCCCAATATTGAGGGAATCTACCTCTCGGCAGGCACAGGGATGCAGACCCCCGTTTCGAGCCTCTACGAGCTGCGCGAGGCGCTGGATGATTTCCGCCAAAGCGGCAAATATGTCATTGCCTATGCCGATACATACACTCAGGGCAGCTATTTTGTGGCATCGGTTGCCGACAAGGTCTACCTCAATCCCCAGGGGTCATTCAATTGGAACGGAATGAGCTCCACGGCAATATTTGTAAAGGGTACGTTGGACAAATTGGGTATCGAGCCCGAAATTATCCGCTACGGTAAATTCAAGGGTGCAATCGAGCCGCTAATTCTTACCAAGTTGAGCGACGAAAACCGCCTGCAAACAGAGTCGATGCTCGCCTCAATGTGGGGCTATGTGGTTGAGAAAGTGAGCCAAAGCCGCGAAATACCAACCGAAAAATTGCAGGAGTATGCCTCCACACTTGCCATCGCCTTCCCCGCTGATGCTCTGCGCCTTGGTCTGGTGGATGAACTGAAATATAGCGATGAACTCTCGCAGGAACTTGCACGTATGTGCGATGAAGACGAGCCACGACTGATAACTCTGAACCAATACAAATCGGTAGCACCGCTCGCCGGTAGCGGAGATATTCTATCCGGCGACAAGGTGGCTCTGCTCTATGCCCAGGGCGAAATATATGATGAGGGCGACAAAAACAAAATGATTATCGGCAATGAGCTGGCTGACGAGCTGCGCGAACTGCGCAAGGACGAGAATGTGAAGGCGGTGGTTGTCAGAGTGAATAGCCCGGGTGGGAGTGTGCTGGCTTCGGACATTATCTGGCGCGAAATGTTGTTGATGCAACAAACAAAACCCCTGATTATCTCGATGGGCGAATATGCCGCCTCGGGCGGATACTATATTAGTTGTCCGGCAGATGTGATTTTTGCAGCACCAACCACTCTGACCGGCTCAATCGGAGTCTTCGGTGTGCTGCTCAATGTAGAGAAGGGGGCACGTGAAAAGCTGGGTATCACCACAGACATTGTCCGCACCAACCCAATGGCGGATGCGGGTAACATTTTCCGCCCGCTGACCGCATTCGAGAGAGCAAAAATGCAAACAGGGGTAGACTCTACCTATAACCGCTTTGTGGAATTAGTGGCTTCGGGGCGCGATATGAGCTTTGCACAGGTGGATGACATTGCTCAAGGGCGCGTATGGTCGGGATTACAGGGTGTCGAAAACGGCTTGGTGGACAAGGTGGGGACACTCAAAGATGCCATCGCCGAGGCTGCCTCACGTGCTGCACTCACGAGCTACCGAATCGAAACTTTTCCCAAAACGGAGGACTCCTTCGGCTCACTATTCTCGACTATGCTTAGCAGTGGCGCAAAACTAGCCGGCGGACTCATAGGAATAAAAGAACAAATCGAAACGGAAACAGAACAATTCGTTCGCCAAAACCAAGGGGTGAAGGCGAAAATGGAAACTAAATTAGTGGTTGGTTTTTAGTGCTCAGTGATTAGAGGTTGTTCTTTAACATAAACAGCCCCGGTTCCAATGGCATCAATCAATGAACACTAACCATTGAAAACTAACGATGAAACTCTTGACCATACCTCTTTCGTGGATCTATGCAGCAGTGGTGGGTATCCGACACGCTCTCTTCAACTGGGGGATACTTCCTCGCCGAGAGTTTGACATACCCATTGTATGCGTGGGTAACCTAGCCGTGGGGGGTACGGGAAAGACTCCGCACACGGAGTTTCTGATTGAGGAGCTCGGCAAATACTATAACGTTGCCGTGCTCTCAAGAGGGTATAAGCGGAAAACCAAGGGGTTTGTGCTGGCAAACAACAACAGTTCGTACAAGGCAATAGGTGATGAGCCTAAGCAGATTAAGCTAAAATTTCCGTATGTGCCGGTTGCGGTCTGCGAGAAGCGGGCAGAGGGTATTGAGATGCTTCGT includes these proteins:
- a CDS encoding Protease IV, with the translated sequence MNNFVKSFLACLLAIFVSSVLNILFWIILIFVVIGGTISNYEKISLKPRTILEIDLSASLPDKTSSNPLDEINFSTFKIKKSITLWDAVSLIKNAKDDPNIEGIYLSAGTGMQTPVSSLYELREALDDFRQSGKYVIAYADTYTQGSYFVASVADKVYLNPQGSFNWNGMSSTAIFVKGTLDKLGIEPEIIRYGKFKGAIEPLILTKLSDENRLQTESMLASMWGYVVEKVSQSREIPTEKLQEYASTLAIAFPADALRLGLVDELKYSDELSQELARMCDEDEPRLITLNQYKSVAPLAGSGDILSGDKVALLYAQGEIYDEGDKNKMIIGNELADELRELRKDENVKAVVVRVNSPGGSVLASDIIWREMLLMQQTKPLIISMGEYAASGGYYISCPADVIFAAPTTLTGSIGVFGVLLNVEKGAREKLGITTDIVRTNPMADAGNIFRPLTAFERAKMQTGVDSTYNRFVELVASGRDMSFAQVDDIAQGRVWSGLQGVENGLVDKVGTLKDAIAEAASRAALTSYRIETFPKTEDSFGSLFSTMLSSGAKLAGGLIGIKEQIETETEQFVRQNQGVKAKMETKLVVGF
- a CDS encoding GPR1/FUN34/yaaH family protein, with translation METTQHVKIETADPTPLGLMGLAMVTLVACSQKLGISEGTSLIVPWAIFLGALAQLMASALDFKHNNLFGAIAFGAYGFFWLGVASTWLIKAGVLGETLQQTADGTQLAFAFLGYFVFSLIVTLAAFRLNTMLSVLMLLIDLLLLSLTMDAFAMGHIWHTIAAYSELFISIGSFYGVAAAMLNKSYGRVMVPVGKAWTK
- a CDS encoding Glucose-6-phosphate isomerase is translated as MNVKIEKIYGAVAAEKVAALGGEMKVANELLHSGKGAGNDFLGWVNLPTQTTENEIAEINAVAKELAKKVEVVVIIGIGGSYLGAKAVLDAINSSFDQLQKVRKNPVVIFAGQNISEDYIVELLDTLKHYSIGAVVISKSGTTTEPAIAFRIIKEEIEHRYGKDEAAKRIIAVTDKARGALRTLATQEGYKTFVIEDNVGGRFSVLTPVGLLPLAVAGVDIESFVKGAQDMERACLPEVGYDKNPAEIYAAARTALYRDGKKIEILASYEPKLQNIGEWWKQLYGESEGKEGKGIFPASVTLTADLHSMGQYIQDGERTLFETVISVKEPKSRYEIKADAANLDGLNFLAGRRISEVNRMAQLGTMLAHVDGGVPNIEIEIDKIDAYNIGGLLYFFEKACGISGYALGVNPFDQPGVEAYKKNMFALLGKPGFEKEGEELRKRL
- a CDS encoding Glycerol-3-phosphate dehydrogenase [NAD(P)+]; translated protein: MGYGDNFIAVLISNATREMDNFMNATYTAPRNVQDSVYLGDLLVTCYSQFSRNRTFGLMIGKGYSVRAAQMEMNMVAEGYYATACIQKVKERCDISIEMPIADAMYAILYLNKDARTEIKRILRKLR
- a CDS encoding Translation elongation factor G-related protein; this encodes MKNYKTSEIRNIVLLGHSGSGKTTLAEAMAFEGKVIDRRGSVEAENTLSDYSDVEHLYKRSIFSTMLYTEFMNNKLNIIDAPGSDDFCGSLFSAFKVADTGILVVNATAGVEVGTEIHARYASKLGKPLIAAVNQLDNEKANWESTVDSIKASSELRPVLVQYPVNAGVGFDSFIDVLTMKMYKFKADTGERTEMEIPAEEMDKATELHNELVEAAAENEEVLMEKFFEEGTLPIQDVRRGLKLGIARRGIMPIFCLSARKDIGVKRLMEFVINSAPAPADAPSFVTVEGKEVKTDSAAPTTIFIYKTSLEQHIGEVCYFRVVSGRVTEGQELVNQTTGNKEKISQLFCVAGRNRQKVTELEAGDVGCTVKLKGTKVSHTLAQVGYDCKLAPIEFPAARYRCAIRAKNTADDEKLGELLNRAAMDDPSILVEYSKELKQIIMQGQGEHHLNILKWQLTNHNKIDVEFFQPRISYRETITKTATASYTHKKQSGGAGQFGKVSMVIEPYYEGMPAPGKYKIDGKDTVLNVKQTEEHEMEWGGKLVFCSAIVGGAIDARFMPAIMKGIMEKMEEGPLTGSRARDIRVVVYDGKMHPVDSNELSFKLAGRNAFKDAFKDAGPKIMEPIFKVEVMVPGEQMGDVMKDLQNRRAMIEGMSSSKGFEHLHARVPLAELYRYSTTLSSLTSGRATYTMEFASFEQTPADVQEKLLKAYAAEDKDE
- a CDS encoding Single-stranded DNA-binding protein, coding for MVNKVVLIGNVGADPEIRTLESGVKMARIRIATTERYFSSTTGEKKEHTEWHTITLWRSQADFAERYIQKGTQVYVEGKIRSRELTDMTTGYRRTAIEIHADDIKTLSRRAPQGNETYNNQNFNASEQSIPNPENLPF